A stretch of the Paenibacillus dendritiformis genome encodes the following:
- a CDS encoding type II toxin-antitoxin system death-on-curing family toxin encodes MAKNHCFHNGNKRTAYLSVKSFLKINGYHLKMEREFAVNFMVDIENGKYSIAEMAQIFAEHCIKM; translated from the coding sequence TTGGCTAAAAACCATTGCTTTCACAATGGCAATAAACGAACGGCTTATTTATCTGTAAAATCATTCCTTAAAATTAATGGCTATCATCTAAAAATGGAACGGGAATTTGCAGTGAATTTCATGGTGGACATTGAGAATGGAAAATATTCCATTGCAGAAATGGCTCAAATTTTTGCAGAACATTGCATCAAAATGTAA